A single Plasmodium sp. gorilla clade G2 genome assembly, chromosome: 7 DNA region contains:
- a CDS encoding mitochondrial ribosomal protein S8 precursor, putative, giving the protein MQRACEMVVSLLRTDSMTQKCPFHVLNVQILELLQKEGLIRGFSIKGTKIDILLKHYKGAPVIRNIRVVSKPSRDIWLTPHELKFRTRFNTGLWVMQTSCGVISHRDCIRMGIGGKMLFAVNNGYQHFC; this is encoded by the exons atgcAGAGAGCATGTGAAATGGTTGTATCTTTATTACGAACAGATTCCATGACTCAAAAATGTCCATTCCATGTTTTGAATGTTCAAATTTTGGAGTTATTACAAAAAGAAGGTCTTATCAGAGGTTTCTCTATTAAAGGCACAAAAATAGATATACTACTAAAGCATTATAAAGGAGCAcca GTCATTAGAAATATCCGGGTTGTTTCAAAACCTAGTCGAGATATTTGGCTAACTCCCCATGAACTTAAATTTCGGACGAGATTTAACACAGGCCTTTGGGTTATGCAAACTAGCTGTGGTGTTATTAGTCATAGGGATTGTATTCGAATGGGAATAGGAGGGAAAATGTTATTTGCTGTAAATAATGGTTATCAACATTTTTGTTAA
- a CDS encoding prefoldin subunit 3, putative, whose product MSFDDLTDNTKSLRNIPGAKYIEHIAEFLQNKNEENILRQARELLLKYKFMEHSFVTRQVNTQKKIPELTDALRVVKTFQKKKQMGKNKNLVTLFPVEESLFAKGIIENFDNIMLWLGANVMVEFTFNEAINLLNQHLQRAINLFKELDEELSWLHQQICTTEINISRIHNYVEMKKGMKEKEADNKTEQVN is encoded by the exons ATGTCATTTGACGATTTAACTGATAATACCAAATCTCTAAGGAATATTCCTGGAGCGAAATATATA GAACATATCGCAgaatttttacaaaataaaaatgaggaAAATATACTCCGCCAAGCAAGAGAACttttatt gaaatataaatttatggAACATTCCTTTGTAACTAGACAAGTGAAcactcaaaaaaaaataccagAATTAACAGATGCCTTAAGAGTTGTGAAAacttttcaaaaaaaaaag CAAATgggaaaaaacaaaaatttagTAACATTATTTCCCGTGGAAGAATCTTTGTTTGCTAAGGGAATCATCGAAAATTTTGACAATATTATGTTATGGCTAGgg gCTAACGTAATGGTTGAGTTTACCTTTAATGAAGCTATAAATCTTTTAAATCAACACTTGCAAAGAGCAATAAATTTATTCAAAGAATTG gaTGAAGAATTATCTTGGTTGCATCAACAAATATGCACAACagaaattaatatatcaagAATTCATAATTATGttgaaatgaaaaaaggaatgaaagaaaaagaagctGATAATAAAACTGAACAAGTAAATTAA